A window of the Cololabis saira isolate AMF1-May2022 chromosome 19, fColSai1.1, whole genome shotgun sequence genome harbors these coding sequences:
- the skap1 gene encoding src kinase-associated phosphoprotein 1, translated as MGTIPNDIRRLLDDCELFVSDLLQDENLSETAEETRQVLLYNFRVFHTRNPQEFPSRLDIRDEDGSDDNRSSSLGRSAPSDDASVASDYQEDGVPEYFGDITPVAAQDLSNILKQGYLEKKRKDHSFFGPEWQKRWCVLNNSIFYYFGSEKDKQQKGSFFISDYSVKLVTNLRKDSKKNFCFELTAPGRRAFQFTASSPQEAREWVDQINFVLRDLSSNVIPVDEEEDEDEEEEETYDDIGEGGGSRPPLQPVRASQGSKLGGGQEAGEGEEEDEDDIYEMLPDEDFSESLVENSDSKPDCASDFANFYQGLWDCQADEADELDFHRGDLIYIISKEYNIHGWWVGELNGTVGIVPKDFLQPAYIL; from the exons ATGGGGACAATCCCAAACGACATCAGGAGGCTCTTGGATg ATTGCGAGCTGTTTGTATCTGACCTCCTCCAAGATGAGAATCTGAGTGAGACTGCTGAGGAGACTCGGCAGGTCCTGCTGTATAACTTCAGAGTCTTCCATACCAG AAATCCTCAGGAGTTCCCCTCACGAT TGGATATCAGGGATGAAGACGGTTCTGACGACAACCGCAGTTCCAGTCTGGGTCGATCTGCCCCTTCAGATGACGCGTCTGTAGCCTCTGACTACCAGGAGGATGGAGTCCCTGAGT ACTTTGGTGACATCACCCCAGTGGCAGCTCAGGACCTCAGCAACATCCTGAAGCAAGGCTACCTTGAGAAGAAGCGAAAAG ACCACAGCTTCTTTGGCCCAGAGTGGCAAAAGAGATGGTGTGTCCTGAATAACTCCATTTTCTACTATTTTGGGAGTGAAAAAG ATAAACAGCAGAAGGGCTCGTTTTTTATCAGCGATTACAGCGTAAAGCTGGTGACCAACTTGAGAAAAGACTCCAAAAAAAATTTCTGTTTTGAACTCACTGCTCCCGGACGACGGGCTTTCCAG TTTACTGCCAGCAGCCCTCAAGAGGCCAGAGAATGGGTGGACCAGATCAATTTTGTTCTCAGGG ATCTCAGCTCCAATGTCATCCCGGTGGACGAGGAAGAGgacgaggatgaggaggaggaagagacctATGATGACATAGGTGAGGGGGGAGGCAGCCGCCCCCCGCTGCAGCCGGTCCGGGCCTCCCAGGGCAGCAAGCTGGGAGGAGGGCAGGAAGCAGGGGAGggcgaggaggaggatgaggacgaCATCTACGAGATGCTGCCAG atGAGGATTTTTCAGAATCGCTTGTTGAGAATTCCGACAGCAAACCAG ATTGTGCGTCAGATTTTGCCAACTTCTATCAGGGTTTATGGGATTGCCAGGCTGACGAGGCAGACGAGCTGGACTTTCACAGAGGAGATCTCATCTACATCATCAGTAAG